A genomic window from Lycium barbarum isolate Lr01 chromosome 4, ASM1917538v2, whole genome shotgun sequence includes:
- the LOC132638530 gene encoding organic cation/carnitine transporter 3-like: MTTDKKEPLLSNLKQKRCIISLDDTIEVCIGDFGWTQFVQVILVSLAWVFDAQQSFISVFTDSHPTWHCISSSSSCQINKNICDLPKDTWRWDMPTRASIVSDWSLECSSSVITGLPASSFFVGCLVGGFLLCTLADSSFGRKNMLVLSCLIMSITGCITAFSTDIWMYSALRFLSGFGRATIGTCSLVLSTELVGRKWRGQVGIISFLCFTFGFISLPGIAFLNKGNSWRAVYLWTCIPAVVYTILVHFFVNESPRWLYLRGKKGEFVKTLKTIANPATRSKLTSTFFETLFTDLESNMSVLASQDLDVYSAIKLLIEKGWALRRLLTVVLIGFGVGMVYYGMPLGVGDLGFDIYLSITLNALSELPSSLITFFLIGKMNRKGSLLGFSLLSGICSVGCALVEGSERLKWFQMGLEMLSFFSACTAFNFLLIYTLELFPTCVRNCAVSMVRQSLVVGGALSPLLVALGRNNSLFSYGIFGVCSATFGLLTVWLPETKGRLLCDTMDEEERLLDRKVDTLTSNSS; this comes from the exons ATGACAACTGACAAGAAGGAACCGCTCTTGTCCAATTTGAAGCAAAAAAGATGCATCATTTCACTTGATGATACGATTGAAGTATGCATAGGAGATTTTGGATGGACTCAATTTGTACAAGTTATTCTGGTCTCTCTCGCTTGGGTTTTCGATGCTCAACAATCATTCATCAGTGTCTTCACTGATTCTCACCCCACTTGGCATTgtatttcttcatcttcttcctGTCAAATAAACAAAAATATCTGTGACCTTCCAAAGGACACGTGGCGTTGGGATATGCCTACACGTGCATCGATCGTGTCTGATTGGTCACTGGAATGTAGCAGCTCAGTCATCACTGGCCTCCCGGCTTCGTCTTTCTTCGTAGGTTGCCTTGTTGGTGGATTTCTTCTATGCACTTTAGCCGATTCCTCTTTTGGCAGAAAAAACATGCTAGTTTTGTCATGCCTTATAATGTCCATTACGGGCTGCATTACTGCGTTTTCTACTGATATATGGATGTATTCTGCCTTGAGGTTCCTCTCTGGATTCGGCAGGGCAACTATAG GTACTTGCTCTCTTGTTTTGTCCACGGAGCTAGTGGGAAGAAAGTGGCGAGGACAAGTTGGGATTATTAGCTTCCTTTGTTTCACTTTTGGATTTATATCTTTACCGGGGATAGCGTTTTTAAATAAAGGAAATTCTTGGAGAGCTGTGTATCTCTGGACTTGTATCCCCGCTGTCGTGTATACGATTCTTGTACATTTCTTTGTTAACGAATCACCTAGGTGGCTTTATTTGCGAGGAAAAAAGGGAGAATTTGTTAAGACGCTGAAAACCATCGCCAACCCAGCCACACGTAGCAAGTTAACTTCAACCTTCTTTGAAACGTTATTTACGGATTTGGAAAGTAACATGTCCGTGTTGGCGTCACAAGACTTGGATGTCTACTCGGCTATAAAATTGTTGATTGAAAAAGGATGGGCTTTGCGTCGACTGCTGACGGTAGTGTTGATTGGTTTTGGGGTTGGCATGGTGTATTATGGCATGCCGTTAGGGGTTGGAGACTTAGGATTTGATATCTACTTAAGCATTACACTGAATGCATTATCGGAGCTGCCATCGTCTTTGATCACGTTCTTCCTTATAGGGAAAATGAATCGGAAAGGGTCGCTCTTAGGATTTTCCCTACTCAGTGGCATATGCAGCGTGGGTTGCGCATTGGTGGAGGGGAGTGAGAGGTTGAAGTGGTTTCAAATGGGGCTAGAAATGCTGTCTTTTTTCAGTGCTTGTACGGCTTTTAATTTTCTATTGATTTACACGTTGGAACTATTTCCGACGTGTGTGAGGAACTGCGCAGTATCAATGGTGAGACAGTCACTAGTAGTTGGTGGTGCATTGAGTCCGCTGCTTGTAGCACTTGGAAGGAACAACAGCTTATTTTCTTATGGGATATTTGGAGTGTGTAGCGCCACATTTGGTTTGTTAACGGTGTGGTTGCCAGAGACTAAGGGCAGGCTACTTTGTGACACTATGGACGAAGAGGAGCGCCTGCTGGACCGTAAAGTTGACACCCTTACCTCAAATAGCAGTTAA